The following nucleotide sequence is from Hevea brasiliensis isolate MT/VB/25A 57/8 chromosome 7, ASM3005281v1, whole genome shotgun sequence.
CTGTCGCACATCAACTGGATGAAAGAACTGGAAGGTGAAGACTGAGGGCCAGCCTCCTTGATACATAGACCACGCCCAGGTCACCAAACATTTGCCATAGTATTATGCATAGCATTAAAATTGATCAAGCTATCGGTTAGGAAGCGATCAAGGAGACAGAAATGTGAAGGTACAATAAAAGAGACACACGAGCAGTGATTTCATCTTCCATAGTTGAAAGAGAGGATGAAGACGAAGCCATAGCTTGCCACCACGAGCAAGAGAGAAAACTTACCACCATAAGCAAggcctttttttttaaaaaaaaaaaaaaactttcctTTACTTAACTCATTaaatttttgtttaaaaaaaattaaataattaaggtaattaaaaAGTAAATAATACTATTTTTAATAACAAATGATTTTCTTAATCACCTCTTGTTTTACAAGTGGATAGAAGACTGATCCCTTCGAGTAAAGTAAGATTATGTTAAAGTCGTTTCTATAAACGATAACTTCACTGCTCAAACCTGCATTCAAGCGTGGGGTACAATACATATCACCACTCGACTAGTTTTTCATGAGtgcaaatattatattattagtttaattgaaaatttaaatttaatatgatgtaggaaatttaaatttgatACCCTAACGTTTTTAACTTAGTCTTTTTAAGTGATTAATTTTGGTTGCAATCTCTAGTGAAAGGTGCTTGTGATtagctataaaaaaaaaataaaaaattgaaaaagaatttgtaGCTATGACTGACATGACATCTTCATGTTGTGAATTTCTTAATTTGAGCAAGTTGCGTTTAGACTAAGGAATTAAATTATCATAGAGttcaattaaaaaagaaaaataaaataaatagaagTGAAAAGAAGAGAGCCCAAGAATCTGCGGCACCGTAAGCTGGGTGTGCGGTGTCGTTGGATTAAAATTGAAAGAGATTCATTTGGTGTCATTTGTTGATTGATTGATACGGCTTGGTATGTTGCTTTTGGGCCCCTACCCTACACATTTCACCATGAAAAAGTCCCATACTTTTTTTGTCGCCTTAAGGGACCACCCACTTAGTTCACATCTActaattattttcattaaaattttaatttataattttgcaatgattttaatattattaaatcaaatttcattaatattattttttaaacttaatGATTAAGAAATTTATCAATCtaatcttaatttttatttttttaataaaaaattaagattataactaaaaataaaatattaattttttaatataaaagaaTGTGAGAAACACTTaatcaacttaaaattttaaatattcccaatttttatattaagctttgatttatttaattgtaACACATGGGATAATTGAATTATTAATGTGATGGGATACAAGAGTGTgtattatttggttataattaaataattaaattaaattaataaaatttgattattttgATAAGAATAAATTTAGTTCGATTCGAATTTTGATTaattagtaataataaaaatttaaaattttcagttattaGTTCCGTTACCTTTGATTTAGTAATTGaattaatcaaaataatcaaattttaattaattaatatattaattataattttattaatattatattatttataattattatttttataattattatttttataattttataataatatttaatttataattattatcttattaatattaaattatatttattattttttataaataaaaaataatataaatatatttttattaatattttattaaataatttataaaataatatatatatatatattttatttttttaattaattcaattttaacagataatcaattaattttcaattttaattaattttgattttttttctatttttgttcagtttgattaataattttaaaattaattaataattcaattaGTTGAGAATTCGGTTCGGTTCCGTTAACTGAATGCTCACCCCTGTATACAAAAACAAGATTAGACTAAATCCACACGTGTCAGAAGAGCATCAAAAATTAGCAATTAAAGATattcttaaatcaaattaaaattattaaatttaaggataatgaaattcaaatattatatatatattctcaataTGAGACATTTGACTCTTAACAAATAATAAATTCATCTACTAATCAGGCTTTCAATaatcataaatatatatttttttaattttattattggtCGATTGGAATGTCTAATTCAAATGGTTACATCTCATTAATCAAGCAACGTTTAATTTCAGGTGTCCTCTTGATTAGTTAAACTCATCACTAGCAATTTTTCTTTTGAGAATACTACCCATTATTATGGAGAGAAGCTAATAACAGAAAACAACCATTATAGTTAAGAGagtaatttcttcttttttttttaaataaaaaaaaaactcaattaaTGGACCTCATTATTATTAATGAAGAAAGAAATTAttagttaaataattaaaatatttaattaaattatatgtcCCCATCTCAATTCTCATATCAAATTTAGGCTAATATTAAAATGCAACTAAATCTTTCACTAAAAAGCAGGAAAGATTTCTTCTTAATTTTTAACTAATGAGTCAATGCCCCCCCAATTGGTCTCACTGCCTGCCCAATAATATGCTAATATAACAAATTTCCTCTCCTTCAACAATAATTATGCATCTGTAATTTTCCatcctttattattattattattatcatgaaAACAATATAAGACATGTTCAGTGATAGACTAAATAACAGACATAATTAAATGTGGAATTTTTtaaagataatatatatatataatacatgtatttaattctttttttttatttaaaagtagaaaaaatataataaacaGACTCTGAATAGGCCCTCAATAAGTTTAGAAATTCTTGATGAGGCAGACGACTGGGGGAATAAACCTGCAACTCTTGATATGAACTTGATTGAGAAACGAGGAATTGTGTTTTCTTCTCTCTAATAATACATGATTTGTCCTGTCAATTATTAGAATTTCTAAAttttacttaaattaaaaaatctgAAATCGTTTTCAGTATTATTATCTTTGTATTCTTAATCGAAATCACGCaactaatttattttataaataatttaagattTAAATTTAGTACCTCACAATTTTAAAAACGACAGAGAAAGAATATGCTTTAGTGTGACGACGTTTTCCTGTGGTTAGTTGCAGGGGGTCTTCTTCATGGCTTGTATCTTAAGGGCGGAACGAGTGGCTGCTAGGCTAGGCTATGCTCCCTTTGGGCTCTATGAGATTAAATATGCCCAATGGCCAATCGAAATGGGCCGGACTGAGCCGTGTTGGAGGTAATTGGTTGCTCAGTCCAACCTAGTTTTGTTGAGCTTAGACTGAGCTCAAgctaatttttgttttttttttttttgagttattGAATCCAATTTTAGCTTGAATCTCACAATAAATTTTAGAGTTTGgattaattatttcaatttatattatttttacttttttcatttttataattttatttataaaatataatctacAAATTTGTTtgtttaaaaagaaaaagaaaaaagtttcGATGAGGACTGAACATTGGGTTTGTTCACATTAAAGCATTGGctcaatttatattataaaaatttttaactttaatttaatatcatCAAAAGTCCTTCAGCCATAAGTTAATTTAGACATATTTAGATAgattagaaataaaaaataatcaagTATTTGATATGTttaaagataaaaaataaaagatatatatacatacatatatatatatatatatatatatatatatatatatatatatatatatatatatatatatatatatatatatatatatataatgtttcgACCAtaattagagaaattattttCTCCTAAAGAGAGAAATATTTTTTGGTGTCAAATTTATCCAAACATGTCTATATCAATTTTTGACTGAAATAGAATCTAACTAGAGGGATTTTGAGTGatgttaaattgaaattgagcatttttataatacaaattttagttAAAAAGGATGATAATCACATTACCTTGAAGTTGAAAGATAATGGATTAAATTAAGTCATAAGAATGCTTTGTTCTAATTCGTAACCATATCCAGAGCTACTAATTGTAAGGTTTAATTTCACCTACCatcttttaatttataaaattattttaatactatttatttatttcaatttatatcataaaaattattgaattttaatttaataccaCTCGAAGTCTTCTTGACCCAATTTTATTGAGAGCTGTGGACAAAAACTAAGTTGACAATTTAACAGTAAAAACTATTCACTTCCTCACACCTGACATTAACACTCTTTTTCTCTCCCTCTTCTATGGTCTTCTTTCTATAGTCTGTCTCTAAATTGAGCAGATTTTATTGCCAATTATAAAAGAAaacctttttctttttaattgttaaAGTGTCAAAATGGCATTTCTAGTTTGGCTTCTAACTATAATTCTATCAGGATTTGGTTAAAAGAATTttagataatattaaattaaaatttaataattttatgatataaattgaaattgatagcAGTATTGAAATACCTTTAGAATCTGAGAGACAATGAAGGAAACTATGCCCAATTATAGTAGTTCATAATTTGTTACTGTTACTGCTGAACTAGCAAATAGCAGCCCACAAGCTACCAAGTTCCACCTACTTTATTTGCCGTCACTTCACAGATCCCTCGAGAAACTCAACAGCTTGCCCTTATAATAATATCTTCATATTCTCATGACTCAATCTCTAAGGAATCCCAAAACATCCGCGAATTCGCTTATATGCAGGTGTCCTGAATTTGTAGGATGTGGTATGGCGCTGAATTATCATCAGCTATCACTATAGGAGCCCATCATGTCCCTTTGTTTAAAGAGATGAACCCACTCGATCTAACTTCATATCCATTTGTATTATTGAACTTGTCTTTCATCCTGGAGGATTAATTTACAGTGCTAAGTGAAGTGCCCTGGGACATGAGACTCACAGGTGACAGGACCACCATATACCAACAAGAATTAAATGTCCTGGGATAGATGCATTCATGTATCAATTTATCCTGCGGCCGTTGGATGTGGCCCTTCCGAAAATGCTCATGTCCCAACATTTATGGGCATTCCACATGTATGGTACTGGAGCAAAGGAGAGCCGGGACCATTCATATATTTATGTTTGCCCCTCTCCGTGGTAATTGACAAGCTGCCTCAAATAATGCCTTGGCTGGTGGCGAACATAACATTAATCAAGTGATCAATAATTGAATGGCACTACCCCTGAATTGAAAGGACATCATAATTCATAATGCATTGCCCTTGCAAGGCTAAGGGAAAGTATCCAGGAAGCAGGAGGCAAACTAGTAAACCAGAGGAAAAGctccatattttattttatatatatataaacctacTACTTCCAGGACAAAAGAAGGTGCCTGGTCAATAAACAGACCTAAAGCCACTGACCAAAGCAAAAAAGAAATGAACACAAAATCCATAAATGGAAAAATTAAATGGCAATATCACACAAATATTACATATATGAAGGCCATTAACAATAGAATCAGTGAAACAAGGGAGATGGCTCTTTTAGCTCCTGGACCGATCTCCTTCCTTCCACTATTTTCCTCCTCTAGTGTTCTTTCACTTGTATTCCAAAATCATGTTGTTCTCAGGAGCCAAGCCAACACAAGCTCTCAGTATGTTCTCAAGCATTGCACGCTGCTTTGCCAGTGCATTCACCACTGGTGTGCCTGGTGGAACCTGTTTTTCCCACCAAACCATTTTATGCCAATTAGTGATAGAACTCCTAATGGTTAAACGCAACTAAGCACCGTATTATGATAATTAAACATAGCCTTCATTTCCAATGACAACATAGCTATCAAATCCAGGGTTGGAACTTACAAGAGGAGCCTTGGTGAGGTAACTGAGAATGGTAGCCACGGGGTGGAAGGAGTGGAACTTGCCCTGCAGCAAAGTAAATTCAAAGTTGTAAGTTAAATCAACAGGAATCTATAAAGTGAAGACAGTAAAACGGAAAACACACCTCCCCTTCGGCTTTAAGCTGGATCCTGGTGCTGAGCTCAGCAAGGAGGACCAAATCCAGGATGATGGGTGCAGCCAAGAGAGAGTCCTCGCAGGTGTTGTGCAGGACTATGGTGTTTTTGCCACCCATAaaaatctctgaagtgtactcgTCCATAGCTCTTTTGCTATCTCCCAAGTATGGAACATACTAGAAGGTCCTCACAGAATCACACAATTATTATCAAGAGTTattataaaaaacaaaaaaattcagAGAGACACAGAGAAGGAAGAGGGTATATTTACTTTGATGACTACAACATGGTCAGGATGTTCCCCAGGTTCATAGAGGATGCCATTGCTAGAGACCATGTCATCAACAACATTGCTTTTGGAGATTTCCTTGGAACGGAAAGTTTGAGGTGCTGACAGGTTCATCCCGTCATTATTCCCCAGATGGTTGTAACTGACTATTGATGTTGGCTGCATCACCACCATTTCCAATACCCATCAATATCATCTCAATTATTAACAAAGTGGTATCAACAGAAGTAGAAACTGTTTAGAATGACAAATCAGGCTATTTAAAAAAATTCTTTTGCAAATCCACATAGATTATGTTCATGAAATTGATTATAATGGGACTCTAATTGTATCCAAACTGGTACAATTTGGAAATTATATACCTTAATACCAGCCCCCACAAGGAAATCAACCAGTACAGATTTCATCTTGGTCTGACCACTCTTGAAGTCATCTCCACCAATCAAACTGTTACTCTTAATAGCCAAATCAATAAGGCCTGTAGATATCATCAAACACCCAGAAAGAATTATTTAacttaaacaatttcatttagctGTGAAGGCAATGGTAATTGCAGCTTCAAAAAATGTCAAGAAAACAATTGAATACCTGGAACAAAAGTGTTCTGTGGGCTTCCATTAATGAAAGGAACTTCTTCAAAAACACAAGCCAAAGCATACAAGGTTGATGGAGATATTTCAGCTTCATTTCTCTCCAAAGCAGCCAAGAGGTTCTCCATGGTGTCATTTAGGCCCACAACAACATTACTGTACCTCTCAGTGTTGGCAGTCCACAGAACAACCACCTTGTCCACCTTGTTTTTCTCCTTAAACTCCCTGGATAATTGTTACATCGGATATCAGAAAACATCCTAATAATTACCTTTTTTTTTCCATGGAAAAAAAGGGTTTTAACACTGTACTTGAAACACGACTGAGAGGTAATTATTACCTAATGTCTTTAACAACTTGCTGGACTTGCTCTTTCCTAGTCCCTTTGATCACGTTGTTGGCACGTGAGCCTTGATTGGCAGCAATGAAATCAGGGTCAAAGATTCCAGGGAGTGGGACCCTAGATTCCATGTAGGGCCT
It contains:
- the LOC110643990 gene encoding inositol-3-phosphate synthase 1, with translation MFIDKFKVESPNVKYTDDEIHSVYNYETTELVHENRSGTYQWIVKPKTIKYEFKTDTHVPKLGVMLVGWGGNNGSTLTGGVIANREGISWATKDKVQQANYFGSLTQASSIRVGSFNGEEIYSPFKSLLPMVNPDDIVFGGWDISDMNLADAMARAKVFDIDLQKQLRPYMESRVPLPGIFDPDFIAANQGSRANNVIKGTRKEQVQQVVKDIREFKEKNKVDKVVVLWTANTERYSNVVVGLNDTMENLLAALERNEAEISPSTLYALACVFEEVPFINGSPQNTFVPGLIDLAIKSNSLIGGDDFKSGQTKMKSVLVDFLVGAGIKPTSIVSYNHLGNNDGMNLSAPQTFRSKEISKSNVVDDMVSSNGILYEPGEHPDHVVVIKYVPYLGDSKRAMDEYTSEIFMGGKNTIVLHNTCEDSLLAAPIILDLVLLAELSTRIQLKAEGEGKFHSFHPVATILSYLTKAPLVPPGTPVVNALAKQRAMLENILRACVGLAPENNMILEYK